Below is a genomic region from Streptomyces ferrugineus.
GCCTTCTCTGTGCGGCGCCCGCGAGCGACCGCACTCTCACCTGATCGGAAATCAAAGATGTCTAGAACCCATACCTCCCGCGTCGGGTCGCTGGACGTGTTACGCGGTATCGCCATCATCGGAACATTGCTGAGCAACATCTGGGCCTTCGTTCCCCTTGTGGCCGATTCATCCGGAAGCGGCTGGCCCGGGTGGCCGGGCGAGGGTTGGCAAAACAATATTGCCCAGATCGCCACCGCCGTGGCGAACGGCAAGTTCCTGGCGCTTCTTTCGATACTGTTCGGCGTCGGCATGGCCATTCAGTTCGACTCGGCCAAACGCCGTGGACACCGCTGGCCCTGGCGATACGGATGGCGTTCACTGCTCCTGATCGCGTACGGCTTCGTCCACTTCGCACTTGTCGTCGAATTCGACGTCCTCATGGGGTACGGGCTGGTCGCACTGTTGACAGCTCCCCTCCTGTTTCTTCGTACTCGGTGGCTGGCGCTGGTGACCGCGCTCCTGGGTGCGGTGCATCTCTACCGGCATCTCTCCGTCATCGAATGGCAGCCGTACCAGGTGGATGACTACGGAGCGGATTACGCCGAGGAGGACTGGAGCACCGAGAGCGCCGCTGACCTACCCCCTCTGCCGACACCTACCTATTTCGATGAAGTGGCTGGCCGAGTCGGCGAGTTCTGGGAGATCCGTGTGCCGATATTCGAGAACCTCCCAACATATTCAGGGTTTCTGTTCCTCTGCGGGGTTCTGCTGTGGCGGGCTGGGGTTTTCACAGCGGATGAGGAGGCGCGGAAGTTGAGCCGCCTGCTCGCCATGGGGGGTCTCGGCGTAGGGATTCTGA
It encodes:
- a CDS encoding DUF418 domain-containing protein, with the translated sequence MLSNIWAFVPLVADSSGSGWPGWPGEGWQNNIAQIATAVANGKFLALLSILFGVGMAIQFDSAKRRGHRWPWRYGWRSLLLIAYGFVHFALVVEFDVLMGYGLVALLTAPLLFLRTRWLALVTALLGAVHLYRHLSVIEWQPYQVDDYGADYAEEDWSTESAADLPPLPTPTYFDEVAGRVGEFWEIRVPIFENLPTYSGFLFLCGVLLWRAGVFTADEEARKLSRLLAMGGLGVGILMTAWGILPVPGAEALEQMSRYISAPIVAFGYLGVVLLLLRRGGGTGFVTRRLAEVGRTALTCYVLQNIIGVVAFSKWGFHIGPLDSLGTLIAWAAISALLMLFANLWLRRFRQGPFEIVWRTGVDAPFRRADRKRDQRHEPQATETVTTSPSR